Proteins encoded together in one Ferroglobus placidus DSM 10642 window:
- the purL gene encoding phosphoribosylformylglycinamidine synthase subunit PurL — protein sequence MYREIYPGVYEVDILNASDEDLVKISEEMGLNLSLDEMKVIKEYFKKKGRNPRDIELQALGQAWSEHCCYKSSKYWLKKYLLGFKTDYVISTEYDAGVVEFDEEQAYVVALESHNHPSAVEPYGGAATGIGGILRDVLCMGAQPVALVDPLFFGELSTPYEKLPPGIKHPVYLLEGVVAGIRDYGNRVGIPTVAGMVFFDESYLTNCLVNVGCVGIAKKDRIIPSKAGGEGDIFILAGGATGRDGIHGVTFASAELTDTESTRSAVQLGNPIMKEPLIHACLEIVEKGLLTGMKDLGGGGLSCAVGEMALAAGYGAEVWLDKVHLKEKDMKPWEIWISESQERMLLTVKPKHVDEVLYIFRKWDVPASVIGVVKGEKVLRVYYKDWLIYEMDIEFVTKGPEYCRATAEKREKVEVDEVKEPEDFAKVFLKMMSHPNVASKEWVIRQYDHEVRGNTVLKPLQGRIGFETHGDAAVVKPTESWRGLAITADVNPWMTRIDPFWGTASAFDEMVRNLVAVNSRPHSFVDCLNFGNPEKPERMWEFVESVKALGWMSKEFGLPCVSGNVSFYNETPYGGVAPTPTLMGIGIVEDVRKAVTSNFKKEGSEIVLVGETKREFGGSLYSKVTGMKCNVVPKTDPKVLKNYAEAMLEAFKKFKVLSCHDPAEGGVAVALAEMAICGIGFEVDLSFTELFSESNTRWIVEVKNAENFVNFFEEKGLRARVIGYTGGDKLNYGRFSVELSEVEKAWRSGFSKFLR from the coding sequence ATGTATCGCGAGATCTATCCCGGTGTTTACGAAGTAGACATTTTGAATGCGAGCGACGAAGATCTCGTAAAGATCAGCGAGGAGATGGGGTTAAACTTGTCCCTCGATGAAATGAAAGTTATTAAAGAGTATTTTAAGAAGAAGGGTAGAAATCCGAGGGATATCGAGTTGCAAGCTTTGGGACAGGCTTGGAGCGAGCACTGCTGCTACAAAAGCTCGAAGTACTGGTTGAAAAAGTACCTCCTCGGCTTCAAAACGGATTACGTCATCTCTACCGAATACGACGCTGGAGTGGTTGAGTTCGATGAAGAGCAAGCTTACGTTGTTGCTTTGGAATCCCACAACCACCCTTCGGCAGTTGAGCCTTACGGAGGAGCTGCTACCGGCATCGGCGGAATTTTGAGAGACGTGCTTTGCATGGGCGCTCAGCCCGTAGCTTTGGTAGACCCTCTATTTTTCGGAGAACTTTCCACTCCATACGAAAAACTTCCACCGGGAATAAAGCATCCAGTTTACCTCTTGGAGGGAGTTGTGGCTGGGATAAGGGATTACGGTAACAGAGTTGGAATACCAACGGTAGCTGGAATGGTCTTCTTCGACGAAAGCTATCTCACTAATTGCCTCGTCAATGTAGGATGTGTAGGAATAGCTAAGAAGGATAGGATAATTCCGAGTAAAGCCGGAGGAGAGGGAGACATTTTCATCCTCGCCGGAGGTGCGACCGGAAGAGACGGAATTCACGGAGTTACTTTTGCTTCGGCTGAGCTAACGGATACTGAAAGCACGAGGAGTGCCGTTCAGTTAGGAAATCCGATAATGAAGGAGCCGCTGATTCACGCTTGTTTGGAGATAGTCGAAAAGGGATTGCTTACCGGGATGAAGGATCTTGGCGGAGGAGGTTTGAGCTGTGCTGTCGGAGAAATGGCTTTGGCTGCCGGCTACGGAGCTGAGGTGTGGCTCGACAAGGTTCACCTGAAGGAGAAGGACATGAAGCCTTGGGAGATATGGATCAGCGAAAGTCAGGAGAGGATGCTCCTAACCGTGAAGCCCAAGCACGTTGATGAAGTTCTGTACATCTTCAGAAAGTGGGACGTACCAGCGAGCGTCATTGGAGTTGTTAAGGGAGAAAAAGTTCTTCGAGTTTACTACAAAGACTGGCTGATTTACGAGATGGACATCGAATTCGTCACTAAGGGACCCGAGTACTGCAGAGCAACTGCCGAGAAGAGGGAAAAGGTTGAGGTGGATGAGGTAAAGGAGCCTGAGGATTTCGCAAAAGTTTTCCTAAAAATGATGTCTCACCCGAACGTAGCGAGCAAGGAATGGGTGATAAGGCAGTACGATCACGAGGTTAGAGGGAACACAGTCTTAAAACCCCTTCAGGGAAGAATTGGCTTCGAAACTCACGGAGATGCGGCTGTAGTTAAACCGACGGAGAGCTGGAGAGGCTTGGCAATAACTGCAGACGTTAATCCGTGGATGACGAGGATCGATCCCTTCTGGGGGACCGCGTCGGCGTTCGACGAGATGGTGAGGAATTTGGTGGCTGTGAACAGCAGACCTCACAGCTTCGTAGATTGCTTGAACTTCGGAAATCCGGAAAAACCCGAAAGAATGTGGGAGTTTGTCGAGAGCGTTAAAGCTCTCGGCTGGATGTCGAAGGAATTCGGTTTACCCTGCGTGAGCGGAAACGTTAGCTTTTACAACGAAACTCCTTACGGCGGCGTTGCTCCGACTCCGACGCTTATGGGGATAGGTATTGTGGAGGACGTTAGAAAAGCGGTAACTTCCAACTTCAAGAAGGAGGGTAGCGAGATAGTTCTCGTAGGAGAGACGAAGAGAGAATTCGGAGGAAGCCTTTACTCGAAGGTTACTGGAATGAAGTGCAACGTAGTTCCTAAAACCGATCCTAAGGTTTTGAAGAATTACGCCGAAGCCATGCTCGAAGCTTTCAAAAAGTTTAAGGTTTTATCCTGCCACGATCCGGCAGAAGGAGGCGTGGCTGTAGCTTTAGCTGAAATGGCTATTTGCGGAATAGGTTTTGAAGTTGATTTGAGCTTTACCGAGCTTTTCAGCGAATCAAACACGAGGTGGATAGTCGAAGTGAAAAATGCCGAGAACTTCGTGAACTTCTTCGAAGAGAAGGGATTGAGAGCGAGAGTGATCGGATACACCGGCGGAGATAAGTTGAATTACGGAAGGTTTTCAGTAGAATTAAGCGAAGTCGAAAAAGCTTGGAGGAGTGGTTTCTCGAAATTCCTGAGGTGA
- a CDS encoding FAD-dependent oxidoreductase, with product MKVAIIGGGAAGMSAASRVKALKPEWEVSVFEATSFVSHAPCGIPYAIEFDFGSEELMYYKPEVFVKERGIDLHLNAKVVEVDYGKLRVEENGKEKTYEWDKLLIATGASPKVPKIEGVDLENVFTVDLPPDADRIRRAAKEAENVVIIGAGYIGVEMAEAFSAINKKVTVIEFLDRPLANFDREISNIVKEEMEKKVELKLEESVEAIEGKDKVEKVVTNKGEYKADLVILATGVKPNVELAKQLGVELGETGAIKTNSKMETNVENVYAAGDCAETINLVTKKPAWIPLAPAGNKMGYVAGVNMAGGNIEFPGVVGTQITKFYDLQIGKTGLTEEEAKKEGFNVKSAFIQANTKVHYYPGAKKTFIKAVKDADTNRILGAQIAGYEMVTMRVNVFATAIQAGFTTRDLFFADLAYAPPFTPIWDPVIVAARVLKF from the coding sequence ATGAAAGTAGCTATTATCGGCGGCGGAGCAGCCGGGATGAGTGCGGCTTCGAGAGTTAAAGCGTTAAAACCGGAATGGGAAGTTTCGGTTTTCGAAGCGACGTCTTTCGTAAGCCACGCTCCTTGCGGCATTCCTTACGCGATAGAATTCGACTTCGGAAGCGAGGAGCTGATGTACTACAAACCGGAAGTCTTCGTTAAGGAGAGGGGGATCGATTTACACTTGAATGCGAAGGTAGTCGAAGTCGACTACGGAAAGCTGAGGGTGGAGGAGAACGGAAAAGAAAAAACTTACGAGTGGGACAAGCTTTTAATCGCTACCGGAGCATCGCCGAAGGTGCCTAAGATAGAGGGAGTCGATTTGGAGAACGTTTTCACCGTCGATTTACCTCCTGATGCCGACAGAATAAGGAGAGCTGCGAAGGAAGCTGAGAATGTAGTTATAATCGGAGCCGGCTACATCGGAGTCGAAATGGCGGAGGCTTTTTCGGCTATAAATAAGAAGGTGACGGTCATAGAATTCCTCGACAGACCGTTAGCCAACTTTGATAGAGAGATTTCGAACATCGTGAAAGAGGAGATGGAGAAAAAAGTTGAACTTAAGCTTGAGGAGAGCGTTGAGGCGATAGAAGGCAAGGACAAGGTTGAAAAAGTTGTGACGAATAAAGGAGAGTATAAAGCGGATTTGGTCATTCTTGCCACTGGCGTAAAGCCGAATGTTGAGCTTGCTAAACAGCTCGGCGTAGAGCTCGGTGAGACGGGGGCGATAAAGACGAATTCGAAAATGGAGACGAACGTTGAGAACGTTTACGCAGCTGGCGACTGCGCTGAGACGATAAATCTGGTTACAAAAAAGCCTGCTTGGATTCCCTTAGCTCCGGCGGGGAACAAAATGGGGTACGTGGCTGGAGTTAACATGGCTGGAGGAAACATTGAATTTCCCGGAGTCGTCGGGACGCAAATAACGAAATTTTACGACTTGCAGATAGGAAAAACCGGACTTACCGAAGAAGAAGCTAAAAAGGAAGGATTTAACGTAAAATCAGCGTTTATCCAAGCTAACACGAAAGTCCACTATTATCCTGGAGCGAAAAAGACTTTTATAAAGGCTGTTAAAGACGCGGATACGAACAGAATACTCGGTGCTCAGATTGCCGGCTACGAGATGGTAACGATGCGAGTAAACGTTTTCGCCACCGCTATTCAGGCTGGCTTCACCACGAGAGATTTGTTCTTCGCCGACTTGGCTTACGCTCCTCCATTTACTCCAATATGGGATCCGGTAATAGTGGCTGCGAGGGTGTTGAAGTTTTGA
- the purQ gene encoding phosphoribosylformylglycinamidine synthase subunit PurQ codes for MDIRVAVLRIEGTNCEDETVRAFRALGVEAEAVHLKQFYSDMIKDDEVRSVWDYHCLVFPGGFSAGDYVRAGAIFSARVKSVLRKDLEEFIKEGYPVLGICNGFQVLVELGALPGFDEDKPIAEEPQMALAINDSNRFECRPTFLKHENRGKCVFTRKLKKEIVMYPVAHAEGKVVFPRGKEEEYLERLIENDQIVFRYVDPEGNYASYPWNPNGSFYNIAGICNVKGNVFGLMPHPERAFFGWQVGREEEFFDGKYVFESVVDYLRKFY; via the coding sequence ATGGACATTAGAGTGGCTGTTTTGAGAATTGAGGGAACGAACTGCGAAGACGAGACTGTGAGAGCTTTCAGAGCTTTGGGAGTTGAAGCTGAAGCTGTCCACCTCAAGCAGTTTTACAGCGACATGATAAAAGATGATGAGGTTAGAAGCGTATGGGATTACCACTGCTTAGTCTTCCCCGGGGGATTTTCTGCTGGAGACTACGTTAGAGCCGGAGCGATCTTTTCGGCGAGGGTGAAAAGCGTTTTGAGGAAAGATCTTGAGGAGTTTATAAAAGAAGGCTATCCGGTTTTGGGAATTTGCAACGGATTTCAGGTTCTCGTCGAGCTCGGAGCCTTGCCGGGCTTTGACGAGGATAAGCCGATAGCTGAGGAGCCTCAGATGGCTTTAGCGATAAACGACAGCAACAGGTTCGAGTGCAGACCGACTTTTCTCAAGCACGAAAACAGAGGGAAGTGCGTTTTCACGAGGAAGTTAAAGAAGGAAATCGTCATGTATCCCGTTGCACACGCTGAAGGAAAAGTCGTCTTTCCCAGGGGTAAGGAGGAAGAGTACCTCGAGAGGCTCATAGAGAACGATCAGATCGTTTTCAGATACGTCGATCCCGAAGGAAATTACGCTTCTTACCCTTGGAACCCTAACGGAAGCTTCTACAACATAGCCGGAATTTGCAACGTTAAGGGCAACGTCTTCGGTTTAATGCCACATCCGGAAAGAGCGTTTTTCGGATGGCAAGTCGGAAGAGAAGAGGAGTTTTTCGACGGAAAATACGTTTTTGAGAGCGTTGTAGATTACCTCAGAAAATTTTATTAA
- the rbcL gene encoding type III ribulose-bisphosphate carboxylase, whose product MAERYGEIYDYYVDESYEPNRKRDVIAVFKITPAEGYTIKECAGGVAAESSTGTWTTLYPWYEEERWKDLSAKAYEFVEHDGSWIVKIAYPYHAFEERNLPALLASIAGNVFGMRRVKALRLEDLYLPEKLIREFKGPSKGIEGVRKMLEIKDRPIYGVVPKPKVGYSAEEFESLAYDLLSSGADYIKDDENLASPWYNRFEERARIVSRVIEKVESETGEKKTWFANITANVKEMERRLEILAEHNLKHAMVDVVICGWAVLEHIRDIAEDYNLAIHGHRAMHAAFTRNPQHGISMFVLAKLYRLIGIDQLHVGTAGAGKLEGGKWEVIQNARILREMHYKPEEGDVFHLEQKFYSIKPAFPVSSGGLHPGNLAQVFEALGTDIVIQVGGGTVGHPDGPKAGAKAVRQAIDAIMQGIPLEEYAKKHKELARALEKWGTVTPI is encoded by the coding sequence ATGGCGGAGAGATACGGAGAAATATACGACTATTACGTCGACGAGAGCTACGAGCCGAACAGGAAGAGGGATGTAATAGCGGTTTTTAAAATAACCCCGGCTGAGGGTTACACGATAAAGGAATGTGCAGGAGGCGTTGCAGCGGAAAGCTCGACGGGAACTTGGACGACTCTCTACCCTTGGTACGAGGAGGAGAGGTGGAAAGACCTTTCTGCTAAAGCTTACGAGTTCGTCGAGCACGACGGAAGCTGGATAGTGAAAATAGCCTATCCCTACCACGCTTTCGAGGAAAGAAACCTTCCGGCTTTGTTGGCTTCTATCGCCGGAAACGTCTTCGGAATGAGGAGGGTGAAGGCGTTAAGGCTTGAAGATTTGTATTTGCCTGAAAAACTGATTAGAGAGTTCAAAGGTCCGAGCAAAGGTATCGAGGGAGTAAGGAAAATGCTCGAGATTAAGGACAGACCGATTTACGGAGTAGTTCCAAAGCCGAAGGTCGGTTATTCGGCTGAGGAATTCGAAAGCTTGGCTTACGACCTCCTCTCCTCCGGAGCTGATTACATCAAAGACGACGAAAACCTTGCCTCTCCTTGGTATAACAGGTTTGAGGAACGAGCGAGGATCGTTAGCAGAGTTATAGAAAAGGTTGAGAGCGAGACTGGAGAGAAGAAGACTTGGTTCGCAAACATCACAGCTAACGTAAAGGAGATGGAAAGAAGGCTTGAAATTCTCGCCGAGCACAATTTAAAGCACGCGATGGTTGACGTAGTTATTTGTGGCTGGGCGGTTCTCGAGCACATAAGGGATATTGCTGAAGACTACAACCTTGCTATCCACGGGCATAGGGCGATGCACGCCGCTTTTACGAGAAATCCTCAGCACGGAATCTCGATGTTCGTTTTAGCCAAGCTTTATAGGCTTATAGGGATCGACCAGCTCCACGTCGGAACAGCTGGAGCGGGAAAACTTGAGGGTGGTAAGTGGGAAGTAATTCAGAATGCGAGGATTCTGAGAGAAATGCACTACAAGCCGGAGGAAGGAGACGTCTTCCACCTCGAGCAAAAGTTCTACAGCATCAAGCCGGCTTTCCCCGTTAGTTCAGGCGGACTGCACCCGGGCAACTTGGCACAGGTTTTCGAAGCTCTCGGAACGGACATAGTCATTCAGGTAGGAGGAGGAACTGTTGGGCATCCAGACGGTCCAAAAGCCGGGGCTAAGGCTGTTAGGCAGGCTATAGATGCTATAATGCAGGGAATTCCCCTCGAAGAGTATGCGAAAAAGCATAAAGAGCTTGCGAGAGCTTTGGAGAAGTGGGGAACGGTTACACCAATTTAG
- the udg gene encoding type-4 uracil-DNA glycosylase, translating into MTLEEIHEEIKKCRKCELYKTKTNYVPGEGNEKAKIVFVGEAPGREEDLQGRPFVGAAGQYLTKTLEKCGIKRSEVFITNILKCRPPNNRDPKPEEVEKCFPYLVKQLHEIKPDVIVCLGRHSAREILNFFGKKFKGISADRGKIFEAELDGKKVKIIPTYHPAAVLYKPQLKEYFEEDIRKVASFFKRKTLLDFIGE; encoded by the coding sequence TTGACGCTCGAAGAAATCCACGAGGAAATCAAGAAATGTAGGAAATGCGAGCTGTACAAAACTAAAACGAACTACGTCCCCGGAGAAGGAAATGAGAAAGCCAAAATTGTCTTCGTCGGAGAAGCACCGGGGAGAGAAGAGGATTTGCAGGGAAGACCTTTTGTTGGAGCTGCCGGGCAATATCTGACTAAAACTCTGGAAAAATGCGGAATTAAGAGGAGCGAAGTCTTCATTACAAATATTTTGAAATGCCGTCCGCCGAACAATCGAGATCCGAAACCTGAGGAGGTGGAGAAGTGCTTTCCATATCTTGTAAAACAGCTTCACGAAATAAAGCCTGACGTGATAGTATGCCTTGGAAGGCATTCGGCAAGGGAGATACTGAACTTTTTTGGTAAGAAATTTAAAGGAATTTCCGCTGACAGAGGCAAGATTTTCGAAGCTGAACTCGACGGAAAGAAGGTAAAGATAATTCCAACGTATCATCCAGCAGCAGTTCTGTACAAACCGCAGCTGAAGGAGTACTTCGAGGAAGACATAAGGAAGGTGGCGAGCTTCTTTAAAAGGAAAACGCTTTTGGACTTTATAGGGGAGTAA
- the purS gene encoding phosphoribosylformylglycinamidine synthase subunit PurS has protein sequence MIAEVYIKLKEGVTDPEGEATKKALNLLGFKNVKRVSSVKVFRIEIEGVSKEEAEKEVEEMCKKLLANPVIHDYEVRWVD, from the coding sequence ATGATAGCTGAGGTTTACATCAAGCTCAAGGAGGGAGTTACCGATCCGGAAGGGGAAGCTACGAAAAAAGCTCTAAACTTGCTGGGTTTTAAGAACGTTAAAAGGGTTTCGAGCGTGAAGGTTTTTCGAATAGAAATTGAAGGCGTAAGCAAGGAGGAAGCTGAAAAGGAAGTTGAGGAGATGTGTAAGAAGCTTTTAGCAAATCCGGTTATTCACGATTACGAAGTGAGGTGGGTTGATTAG
- a CDS encoding HFX_2341 family transcriptional regulator domain-containing protein — translation MAVVHVVFVGSDAEKVMESIKASGYPIHKAYLVYYADVKSVAEKLKEILKVLIDVEMVEVNQYEVFESMLKVLEAIRDDLKAGNEVYINITEAPKTLTIAAYIAAQVSGSKIYTAMPKYEEGKEVGIERVIEIPVPPMKKVSEDKLEILKVIEANGGEVESINKLIELLEGRTTDHKKYMAQRARMSYHLRGLEEDGLVETKRVGKNVKISLTVLGKAVNLVN, via the coding sequence ATGGCAGTAGTGCATGTAGTCTTCGTGGGAAGCGATGCTGAGAAGGTGATGGAAAGCATAAAGGCGAGTGGCTATCCGATACACAAAGCGTATTTAGTTTACTACGCAGACGTTAAAAGCGTGGCTGAAAAGCTGAAAGAGATTTTAAAGGTGCTTATCGACGTTGAAATGGTTGAAGTGAATCAATACGAAGTTTTCGAATCGATGCTCAAAGTTCTTGAGGCAATTAGAGACGACTTAAAGGCGGGTAACGAAGTTTACATCAACATAACGGAAGCTCCGAAAACTTTGACCATCGCCGCATATATAGCTGCGCAGGTTTCGGGAAGCAAAATCTATACCGCGATGCCCAAATACGAGGAAGGAAAAGAAGTTGGGATTGAAAGAGTTATTGAAATCCCGGTTCCTCCGATGAAAAAGGTTTCCGAAGACAAGCTCGAAATTCTGAAAGTTATCGAGGCGAACGGAGGAGAGGTCGAGTCGATAAACAAATTGATAGAACTTCTCGAAGGCAGAACGACGGATCACAAGAAGTACATGGCTCAGAGAGCGAGGATGAGCTACCACCTCAGAGGACTGGAGGAGGACGGACTCGTAGAGACGAAGAGGGTAGGGAAGAACGTGAAAATCTCGTTGACGGTTTTAGGAAAAGCAGTGAACTTGGTAAACTAA
- a CDS encoding acyl-CoA dehydrogenase family protein, which translates to MELEKLCEILDKKASEIDRNNDMGEVFEEVVNSGALALMIPKEYGGEGKDYYEMSLIAEKLAYYSAGVAHSVIVHGMAVDALRIFGSEEQKKKYFPKLMKGFGTLAITEPTGGSDVANAVKTKAERKGDVYVINGNKTLITNGEFAELFIVIARTGEGAKGLTAFIVERGEGIETTKIDLSGMRGSGLASVRFKDVEVPAENVIGGEGKGMRVALGTLAPNRIPFAAMGIGIAQRCLDLAVERAKSREAFGGRLADLQAVQFMLAELAADVEALRKLIYGFAKDMGDTNYSGAICKLKAAEVAKKAADIAMEIYGGFGLLSNSKVEMAHRDAKVLDIAEGATEVMKLLIARKLFS; encoded by the coding sequence ATGGAACTGGAGAAGCTTTGCGAAATTCTTGACAAAAAAGCTTCGGAGATCGACAGAAACAACGACATGGGAGAAGTTTTCGAGGAGGTCGTGAATTCCGGGGCTCTTGCACTGATGATTCCGAAGGAGTACGGGGGAGAAGGAAAAGATTACTACGAAATGAGCCTTATTGCCGAAAAACTCGCTTACTACTCTGCCGGAGTTGCTCACAGCGTGATAGTTCACGGGATGGCTGTCGATGCTTTGAGGATTTTTGGTAGCGAGGAGCAGAAGAAAAAGTACTTCCCTAAGCTGATGAAAGGCTTTGGAACTCTTGCTATTACCGAGCCGACCGGAGGGAGCGACGTTGCCAATGCCGTCAAAACTAAAGCCGAAAGGAAGGGAGACGTTTACGTTATAAACGGAAACAAAACTCTGATAACGAACGGAGAGTTTGCGGAGCTTTTCATCGTGATCGCAAGGACTGGAGAGGGGGCTAAGGGGTTAACCGCTTTCATCGTAGAGAGGGGAGAAGGAATAGAGACGACGAAAATAGACCTTTCGGGAATGCGGGGAAGTGGTTTAGCGAGCGTTCGTTTCAAGGATGTGGAGGTGCCGGCGGAGAACGTTATAGGAGGGGAAGGTAAGGGTATGAGAGTTGCTTTAGGAACTCTCGCTCCGAACAGGATTCCTTTCGCTGCAATGGGCATCGGCATAGCTCAAAGATGCCTCGACCTGGCTGTGGAAAGAGCTAAGAGCAGAGAAGCTTTCGGAGGGAGGCTTGCTGACTTGCAGGCTGTGCAGTTCATGTTAGCTGAATTAGCAGCTGACGTAGAGGCTCTGAGAAAACTAATTTACGGATTTGCAAAGGATATGGGTGACACAAATTATTCTGGAGCTATTTGCAAGCTAAAGGCTGCTGAAGTGGCAAAGAAGGCTGCTGATATAGCGATGGAGATTTACGGAGGTTTCGGCTTGCTTTCGAATTCGAAGGTCGAAATGGCTCACAGAGATGCGAAGGTTTTGGACATTGCCGAAGGTGCGACTGAGGTTATGAAACTCCTCATAGCGAGAAAACTCTTCTCATAA
- a CDS encoding DUF169 domain-containing protein: MKPSEFANVLQRYLRTPTFPIGFKFVKDPSEVPEKARRLKDITICQGYNLARYYRWTVFIDKETVCPIGLIAYGFAKPDELYESGEIAVAGGYAENAEIGKKFEEAIVKLDYGEYIGFIAFPLERDEAEPDIVVVHGLPAQILRLVHAVLYDTGGAFETKILGRASCSEYLEAFVEKKPRFVLTCYGERIFGLTQDYEVSFAFPWEMAEKIARNLERTHKMGIRYPIPFSGLRTKPILPEKYVESLENIKKE, from the coding sequence ATGAAGCCCTCGGAGTTTGCGAACGTTCTTCAAAGGTATTTGAGAACGCCTACTTTTCCGATAGGTTTCAAATTCGTGAAAGACCCTTCGGAAGTTCCGGAAAAGGCGAGAAGGCTGAAAGACATAACGATCTGTCAGGGTTACAACTTAGCGAGGTATTACAGGTGGACTGTCTTCATAGATAAAGAGACGGTCTGTCCTATTGGTCTCATCGCTTACGGATTCGCTAAGCCTGACGAGCTTTACGAGAGCGGAGAAATTGCCGTCGCGGGAGGTTACGCGGAAAACGCCGAGATAGGTAAGAAGTTTGAGGAAGCGATTGTAAAACTCGATTACGGAGAGTACATAGGTTTTATCGCATTTCCTCTCGAGAGGGACGAAGCTGAGCCGGACATCGTCGTAGTTCACGGTTTGCCGGCGCAAATCTTAAGGTTGGTTCACGCCGTTCTCTACGACACCGGTGGAGCCTTCGAGACGAAGATTCTGGGAAGAGCTTCTTGCAGCGAGTATCTCGAAGCTTTCGTTGAAAAGAAGCCGAGGTTCGTCTTAACTTGCTACGGAGAGAGAATTTTCGGACTAACTCAGGATTACGAAGTTTCATTCGCTTTCCCTTGGGAGATGGCTGAGAAGATTGCGAGAAATCTTGAGAGAACGCACAAAATGGGAATAAGGTATCCGATCCCCTTCAGCGGCTTAAGAACGAAACCGATTTTGCCGGAGAAGTACGTGGAATCTCTGGAGAACATAAAGAAGGAGTAG
- a CDS encoding DUF4350 domain-containing protein: MRVGWDATHGEFIADDYYYFSKLRNFVDAEIDCVYSFYKLEDYDVIVFNYPEVRFKLREISRIKSWLRKGKTVVFASYYNNLDNVTEIINSVLKKLGVEVRISSDVIVDEEKNDGDRMHPLAKYGDRVVVMPCSSSVVGGEAFVEGFSSAECNNGSKCFAAYEEFGKGKVIVLGTCVFWDNYSIEKYDNRVLANDILSGKI, from the coding sequence TTGAGGGTAGGCTGGGATGCTACGCACGGAGAATTTATAGCTGACGATTACTATTACTTTTCCAAGCTCAGAAATTTTGTTGATGCTGAAATTGATTGCGTTTACAGCTTTTACAAACTTGAAGACTACGACGTTATCGTTTTTAACTATCCAGAGGTTAGGTTCAAGCTCAGGGAAATTTCGAGGATTAAGAGCTGGTTGAGAAAGGGGAAAACGGTGGTTTTCGCCTCCTACTACAACAACCTCGACAACGTTACTGAGATAATAAACAGCGTTCTAAAAAAGCTTGGTGTGGAGGTGAGAATTAGCAGCGACGTTATAGTGGATGAAGAGAAGAACGACGGAGATAGGATGCATCCATTAGCAAAGTATGGAGATCGCGTCGTAGTAATGCCCTGCTCGTCGAGCGTTGTAGGAGGTGAAGCTTTCGTCGAAGGTTTTTCTTCGGCAGAATGCAACAACGGAAGCAAGTGTTTTGCAGCTTACGAGGAGTTTGGAAAGGGGAAGGTTATCGTCTTAGGCACGTGCGTCTTCTGGGACAACTACAGCATCGAAAAGTACGACAACAGAGTTTTAGCGAATGACATTCTGAGCGGCAAAATCTGA